Proteins from one Phocoena phocoena chromosome 7, mPhoPho1.1, whole genome shotgun sequence genomic window:
- the SLC19A3 gene encoding thiamine transporter 2 produces the protein MSCFQTSASHSWIYPTVILCLFGFFSMMRPSEPFLMPYLSGPDKNLTSEEITNEIFPVWTYSYLVLLFPVFILTDYVRYKPVINLQGIGFIITWLLLLFGQGVKTMQVVEFFYGMVTATEVAYYAYIYSVVSPEHYQKVSGYCRSATLVAYTAASVLAQLLVSLANLSYFYLNVITLASVSMAFLFSLFLPMPKKSMFFHAKPSKEAPPKPAGKDAVLEEPQKDHEPGGQEVVTVSGNSYDGHWSSSKPESVALRVFVQWLQDLKECYSSKHLFYWSLWWAFSTAGFNQVLNYVQVLWDYKAPGHSSIIYNGAVEAIATFGGALASFAVGYVKVNWDLLGELALAIFSVVNAGSLFLMHYTTSIWACYVGYLLFKTGYMLLITIAVFQIAVNLSVERYALVFGINTFIALVIQTVITVIVVDQGGLRLPVHTQFLVYGSYFAVIAGIFLMRSIFIIYSTKCRKTVQSSATSQNPYGPHPEEPKNN, from the exons ATGAGTTGTTTCCAAACTTCAGCGAGCCATTCCTGGATTTATCCCACTGTGATCCTCTGCCTGTTTGGATTCTTCTCCATGATGAGACCCTCAGAACCCTTCCTTATGCCATATTTATCTGGGCCAGATAAAAACCTGACCAGTGAAGAG ATCACAAATGAGATCTTCCCCGTGTGGACATACTCATATCTGGTGCTGCTGTTCCCGGTGTTTATCCTCACGGATTACGTCCGCTACAAGCCAGTCATCAACCTACAAGGGATCGGCTTCATCATTACCTGGCTGCTGCTCTTGTTTGGCCAAGGAGTGAAGACCATGCAGGTCGTAGAGTTCTTCTATGGGATGGTCACTGCCACCGAGGTGGCCTACTATGCCTACATTTACAGCGTGGTCAGCCCAGAGCATTATCAGAAAGTGAGTGGCTACTGCAGGAGTGCCACGCTGGTGGCCTACACGGCGGCCTCAGTGCTGGCCCAACTCTTGGTATCCCTGGCCAACCTATCATACTTTTACCTCAACGTCATAACCTTGGCCTCTGTTTCCATGGCCTTCCTTTTCTCACTTTTCCTACCAATGCCTAAGAAGAGCATGTTTTTTCATGCAAAACCCAGCAAAGAAGCTCCTCCAAAGCCAGCAGGAAAGGATGCTGTCTTAGAGGAACCTCAAAAGGATCATGAACCAGGTGGACAAGAAGTAGTCACTGTTTCAGGGAACTCATATGATGGCCATTGGAGCAGCTCAAAGCCAGAAAGTGTAGCTTTGAGGGTTTTTGTGCAGTGGTTACAAGATTTGAAGGAGTGTTACTCCTCAAAACATCTTTTTTACTGGTCCCTATGGTGGGCTTTTTCCACAGCAGGTTTTAACCAGGTTTTGAACTATGTTCAAGTCCTGTGGGATTACAAGGCACCAGGCCACAGTTCCATAATATATAATGGAGCAGTAGAAGCTATTGCAACCTTTGGAG GGGCCCTGGCTTCCTTTGCAGTGGGTTATGTGAAAGTCAACTGGGATCTTCTGGGAGAGTTGGCTCTGGCCATCTTCTCGGTTGTCAACGCAGGCTCTCTATTTCTCATGCATTACACGACCAGCATATGGGCGTGTTATGTAGGCTATTTGTTATTCAAGACCGGCTATATGCTTCTTATCACCATAGCAGT GTTTCAGATCGCAGTTAATCTGAGTGTGGAACGCTATGCCCTGGTGTTTGGAATCAACACCTTCATCGCCCTGGTGATTCAGACTGTTATAACCGTGATCGTAGTAGATCAGGGAGGATTGAGGCTGCCAGTCCACACTCAG tttttagTTTATGGGAGTTATTTTGCAGTCATTGCTGGCATTTTCCTAATGCGAAGCATATTCATTATCTACTCAACCAAATGCCGAAAGACAGTGCAGAGCTCTGCTACAAGTCAGAATCCATATGGGCCACACCCAGAAGAACCAAAGAACAACTAA